The DNA segment CCTGGCTGAAACTTCATGAAGTCCACATattaaaaaatccagtcaaggACTGTGGAGAAAAGATTTGGGTGGGAAGAGAActgtaaaggaagagaagaatataGGATAGAACAAGAATAACAGGCAGGAAAGAACGAATTCAAGTAGAGTTTCCCACACTTCATTAAACCAACTTCCCAATCTTGGAGATAAGTCAGTCCCATAAAATGGCCAATAGGGTGTGattatcttgtctttttaaaggtataattAGACACTATTTGTCTCATCCAATCTATTCAGAAGCTGCATTTTCCAATGATTGCACAAGCTCCTCCGTGCTGGGCAGCTACCATATCCTTGGCATGGTGATTTTTGAGCACATCTGAGACTAAACTGTTAACTTCTGACTGGACTGTTACCGGCATTTGTGTAGTGATATTGAACTCTTATTCTACTACCATGGGGAGATTTAGGACAGTCTTCCAACTCATACTTTCCAAAGCTTtggaaaacattgaaaatatgaTGGAATTGTGATATTCAACTGGGTCTCTTACCTGAGACATTTATGTGGTGTTACCTTATGATAAAGGATCCGGAATTTGTAATTTTCCTGGCATTTAAGGTAGAAGAAGCCAGGTATCAGAGTCCACAACTTTCTGATCATTTAGGTAGGCATATACTTCATATACTTTATGGGcaggttttgttttattgcactCCTTTTTATTGTGCTTTACAGATATTGTGTTCCTCACAAATTGAACTTTTCTGGCAATCTTGTGTTGAGATGTCTAACAAgcaccaattttctttttttttaatttattttttattggtgttcaatttactaacatacagaataacccccagtgcccgtcacccattcactcccagcccccgccctcctccccttctaccacccctagttcgtttcccagagttagcagtctttacgttctgtctccctttctgatatttcccacacatttcttctcccttccctcatattccctttcactactggacccttctcttacaccatacacaaagacaaactcaaaatggatgaaagatctaaatgtgagacaagattccatcaaaatcctagaggagaacacaggcaacaccctttttgaactcaccacagtaacttcttgcaagatacatccaggaatgcaaaagaaacaaaagcagaaatgaactattgggacttcatcaagataagaaacttttgcacaccAATTTTCCAATACCATTTGCTCAtcatgtatctgtgtgtgtcaCATTTTGTTAATTGTGCAACCTTTCAAACTTTTTCAGTATTACTATATTTGTTATGGTCATCTGTTTTTAATGATTGTGACGTACTAAAAACTCAGCGATAGTTAGCGACTGTTAGCCTAACGCACGTTTAAATTAAGTtgcacacattatttttaaggggatccctgggtggctcagaggtttggcacctccctttggcccactcgatcctgggatcgagtcccgcgtcaggctcctggcatggagcctgcatctccgcctgcctgtgtctctgcctctctctctctctctctttctctctctctgtctttcatgaataaataaataaatatataaataaataaataaataaataaatctttaaaaaaaacaaaagacataattCTATGACACACTTAATAGACTAGAAGTATAAACATAACTCTGATGTgccctgggaaaccaaaaaactcaCTTGGCTTGCTttgttgtaatatttattttgttgcagtggtctggaaccaaaccttccatatctctgaggtatgtctGTACTGTCATTTTGGATAAAAAGTCTAGTGTAATTCATGCACAAACTCAAGCTGCAACTTGCAATTCCCCAGCTCATGGTGATCCATGACATTTGCCATTTTGacaacttcattttctttctttttcttttttttctttttgctacaaATACATTTTCTATGTGCTCCTATCAGTGTGGAGAACAGATTGAGCAAGAGCTGATGCAGAAGGACTGTAGTCCAGGTTGACAACTATAAATAAGTCTTAGGTTTGTTGCCTGACCAGTTAgtccatatatatacatttttgtctaTTCaggtataatattttttttggattcaaggtttttttatttattttatttttttatttttttatttattttatttatttattttttttaataatttaattttttattggtgttcaatttaccaacatacagaataacacccagtgctcatcgcatcaagtgcccccctcagaacCAGTCACCCATTAATTCCCAtccccctccatcctccccttgcaccacccctagtttgtttcccagagttaagagtctttatgttctatctccctttctgatattttccacacatttcttctcccttcctttatattccctttcactattatttagattccccaaatgaatgagaacatacactgtttgtccttctctgattgacatatttaactcagcataataccctccatcgatcctcgttgaagcaaatggtgggtagtaTTTGTcgtttataatggctgagtaatattccattgtatacataaaccacatcttctttatccattcatctttcgatggacactgaggctccttccacagtttggctattgtgcacattgctgttagaaacatcggagtgctggtgtcccggcgtttcattgcatctgagtctttggggtaaactccaacagtgcaattgctgggtcgtagggcaggtctatttgcaactctttgaggaacctccacacagttttccagagtggctgcaccagttcacattcccacaaagaGTGTACGAGGGTTcgcttttctccgcatcctctccaacattggttgtttcctgccttggtaatgttccccattctcactggtgtgaggtggtatctcattgttttttgatttgtatgtccctgatggcaagtgatgcggagcattttctcatgtgcatgttggccatgtctatgtcttcctctgtgagatctctcttcatgtcttttgcccatttcatgattggattgtttgtttctttggtgttgagtttaataagttcttcatagatcttggaaactagccctttatctgataggtcatttgcaaatatcttctcccattctgtagattgtatCTTAGTTTTGTTacctgtatcctttgctgtgcaaaagcttcttatcttgatgaagtcccaatagttctttttcgcttttgtttctcttgccttcatggttgtatcttgcaagaggttactgtagccaagttcaaaaagggtgttgcctgtattctcctctaggattttggtggaaacttttctcacgtttagatctttcatccgttttgagtttatctttgtgtatgctgaAAGAGAGTGGTTCAGTTTCCTTctactccagaactgtgagaggagTCGGAACAAGGCTTTTCTGGCATGGACCTTAAAGATGCATCACAGAGAGGATTGGAGAGAGTCCTTGCCGCGTAAAGTTCCCTTGATGGTACAcaccaggagcaaaggaacagcagccaccacgagaggagccggagcaaggctcagatcatgacccctatTATCCATATTGAATAACAACCTTCATGTCTAGGCCGAAAGATAAATAGCGCACTGAAACTTAGGGCATTGgtgaaaatgtgttgttgttggagaaaaggaagagattttgtaaaaaatctattcagggggagggacaggcatgAGTGCCGTTGTTGGAGGAACGttggaggaagaatcaggagacttctcagtccagagccttgagagctgaccacgctgtctgcctgggaggcacagagcagggtatgACGTGATCAATTTCCCATCCCTGGCGTTTTTGCCCAAAAAGAGAGCACAACTCCTCTCTACACACGAGAAAGCATCAGATACAAGTGAACTGAGAGACAGTCTACACTTATCGGTTGctagtattcttcaaaattgtcaacatcttcaacaattaggaaagacaaaagaagtgtcACGGAAACGAAAGCCATGTGACAACTAAGTGTAATGTGCTATCACACACAGGTGTCCAGCGGAAGAAGCACCTTCCTTGGAAAACCTGGCGGAATCTGAGTGCCGTCTGTAGTTTAGTCCTAGTGTACACATGTGGGTCTCTTCGTTTTTATCATTGGAGCGTGGTCAGGAGATGTTCACCTCTGAGGGAGACGGATGAAGTGTGTACAGAAACTTTCTGCACTGCGTTTACaagtctgtactttgaaaatcatCCTGACCATATGCAGTACCTTGTGGTCTCAGCTATGTATTTCAAGGGTTTGGGTTGATTctgccttgcatttttttatgttttatagagggtggctgttcaggttacctgctctttctctgttgttggaaatagaagcactcatctaccaaaaaatgaatgaatgaatgaatgaatgaatgaatgaatgaatgaatgaatggaaaaatgaatcaatcaatcaatcaatgaatcagtcagtcaatcaatcgAGGAAGTCTGGCCGGAGGCAGGCGGCAGGCCATGCAGGAGCCCTTCCTTactaggcctgggggagggccccGCATTCACTGGGcggtgccccggcccctgcgccaCGCTGTGCGGTTGTGTATCCCTCCTGGACCTGCACGATGGGGCAGGCAGTCCTAAGTGAGCCAGGTAGGATCTGGCTCCCACGGACACAGTCCCCCATCCACCACAGGCTCTCCTGCCACTCACCACCctcagccacacagccagggtgGTGTGGAGTGTGCGGACCTTCAGGGGGATCGGGGGCCAGACCTCGTGCGCTCTGCGAGGTCTGCTGAGTCCCTGAGGCCtctatgctccctgcccctccttgactGGAACCATATGGGACGCCTCGGGCCGCCACCAAACAAGTAGTGCACCCCGTTGCAACAGTACAGGCACTGGGTCCCGAAAGGAAAGAATTGGGGTCTCCTTCAGAGGCAGACGGACTCAGACGCCCAGCtcatcttggttatttttatttactcaaattctcgttcgtttgtttattgattgattgattgattagtgagatgcatacacacaaacacaaacacacacaggatcttgtgtttctaacttttaatgaaagttaCATGGCTCCTGGAGCCCCATCATGTGTCTGACGTGTCAGCACCACAGCGTCGTCCTCAGTGATCTCCTCTGCAGGAGAGCCGTGTTGACCGCTGGCATCCATCTGTATGTGTGCGACGGCTGTGGACAAGTGTGCCGTCGCCTCATATTCATCTCGGCATCTTGAAGCTCCCTGGCagggacagaaacacccagggcctcaggtacacgcagagacacagacagccagGCGGCCATGACACAAGTCTGTATGGTCTCTGGGCCAAGGGGCCGACGCACGAGTGATTCTCGGCCTGGCTCCAATGGCTATGATTCTCCtggcccccgcagcgcccccgccccgagcacGGGGGGTTCTGCCTTTAGGTTTCCTCCACGCACGCGCCCACGGAATTCAAACTCGTGCTCCTTAATGTCGGCATGCTGGCCAgggttctctgtgtgccttttgggCGGCGGAGGGGACGCCAATGGAGACCGAGGGGATCGCTGCAGTGATTCCACCCCCGCCTAGCGCCTCGTTGCAAAGTTTCGCCTACGCACGGTGTCAAGGGCGGCAGGGACACCTTGGCCGTGCCCACACGTCTGGCGGTACTCGGGCACCAGAGGACGGGGTTCAGGGCCCCGCCAGGACCATTCGCACAGGCGGTGCGGCTCggctggctttgtttctctggcaCGGCTCATTGCAATGACAGAGCCCTTTCCCAATGTCTTGAGCTTCCCCAGGCACGAGCCCTTTGGCacggcccttccccagcctcccgggtTCAGGGGGATGATGCCAACTTGACCTGGGGTCACTCCCCGTCAGGGCCACCCGCAGCCTCAGTGTGTCAGCCAAAGTCCCCCGAGATCCCCCGTTTCCACGCCCACACCCTCGGCTCCTCACCTGtcctcctgtggcttccctctcCCGGCACCTTCTTCCTCTCGTAGTACTTGAGGACATTGGGCCACAGGTCATCCATGATGAGCTGGCAGGAAACAGAGAGCGGGACTCACATCcccacccggagcagctgggggacccAGCGAGCTCACTGACCCAGTCTGTCACAGGGCCCCACCTCAGCGATCCTGCCTGACCCGGCAAGGTGGTGGCCACAGAACCAGTTGAAGAAGTTAAGGCCGTTGTCGTGGGTCTGGCGGCGGTAGGCCTCCCGTTCGTAGTGCTGCGACCACTGGATGGGAGTGGAGTGCGACGCTCTGTAGCCTGCAGGGCAACCGGCACGTGAGACGGTGCTGCACGGTGAACCCGGTTCCACCGTCCACCCGCCGCttccaggcaggcctgcaggccggcaggcaggcaggcaggcaggccggcaGGCAGTCATGCCGAGCTGTCTTACCAGCAGCACTGACGACATACTCCTTCACGAGGACTTCGTTCTGGAAGTAGGAGTTCTTGCCAAAGAACAGCAGGATCCTGCGGCAGGCACTGGGAAAGGTGACTTCCTGCACCTGCCGACAAATGGGGGACACGGGATCGGGGTTGGGGGTTCCCGGGAAGCGTGGTGACACCTCTGTGCTGAAGCCTCCCCCTTGCAGCCTCAGCTCGCCAATCACGTGTCCTAGCCTCTCGCCTCCCGACCCAGGACCCTCTTCCGCGCCCTGGGCCTGACCTTCAGGTTCGTCATGAAGCGAAGCATGCGCAGATCTTGCTCACTGATCACGGCTGACAGCTGGGGGTGGTTCCCAAACTGCTTTAGGTCAAGGAGCCTTCCGGGGCTGGAGATGCGAGAGCTACAACAACACCGCAGGCCCGCACAGCAGCGTGGCCctggcgcccctgccctcccgccggCTCCCGGGCCATCCGCACAGGCTGCACCGAGCACGGCCCGCTGGGCCTCGGGCTGCGGCCCATGTGCGCGCTGCCACGGGACGGGAGCTGTGTATCCCGAGACacgcccctccccgcaccccgtcCACCGCACATGCCTGTGGGCCCACGGCAAGGCACAGTGGGCTGCTCCCGGGACGGCGCACGTCCCTGGCTCGGGGCGACCAGGTCAGAGGCGGGCACACACAGCCCCCTGGCTGCAGCAGTGTGCCGAGCGAAAAGGGGCTTTGCGGGTAGCCGCGGCCAGTGCGGAGACCCTGCTGCCACTCCCACGTGTGACCCGGACCGCATGTCATCTCGCGCACTTGACACTCGCTGCCTCTGGGGACGAtccagcccaggaggagcccacCCTCAAGCGGGCTCCCAAGGCTGTGGCGATCACCGGGGCATGAGCGTCGTCGCCACTCCCACCCCGGGACGGGCGGGGAGCGTTCACCAATGCTGTCCGAGGGATGCCCATACCCCacagcgcccctgccctcctcacggCCCGCTTGgctccggcccccccacccccagccccccacgtcccccccacccctcgtCACCTTGGGGTCCTTGCCCCACAGCAGCAAGGATACAGCCTTGGCCCAGAAGCCACGGATGCCCTGCATGTGGGCGCTTCGCTGTTGCAGGCGATGGTGCCTTCTCTGACCCAGCCTGAGCTGGAACGGAGCAAAGGAGCGCCTGCCTCTTCCATTGGTGGGCTCCATGTCTGCCCGCAGCGCCTCGAGAGCCTCCAGCGGGCACTCCAACGGACTCGGCCCTGCCTCTGGATGCTCTGACCCTTGCTGCTGCTCTTGCAGCTCCCTGGcgccttcctctccctggccctcctccatggCCTCCTCCGGCTTATGTGCCTCTTCCTGAAGAttcgcctcctcctccagcatgtACTCCGTCTCAGACATGacggcctcctcctcagcctccccctcttcctcgtgAGCCATCGCCACATCCTCGGCGTCGTCCTGCTCGGAGTCATCGTCCACCTCAGGCCTGTCGTCTTCAGTCTCCTCGTCGTCGTCAGTCCCGGTCTCCTCATCAGATTCCTCGGGGTCAGTCTTCATCTCATCGGCCTCCTGGTCGTCCGCTTCAAACTGCGTGCCCTGCTCAGATTCCTCCCCCGAGTcctcctcatgctcacactcctcctcctctcccaccgcctgagactccccctccctctgcccctcttcctctgcctcctcacggTTGTCAGCCGCCGCCCCGTCTACGACCTCGACCAGCACCATGGCGTCTTCCACCGCCAGCACCAACTCCACAAGCAGCGGGGCCTGCTCGGTCTCCCTCCCGGCGCTGGCTTCATGCACACGCTCCTGCACGGTCCCAACGCCTAGGGACTGCAGCGTCCCCTCATCCCTCGGGGTGCCTAcgtccccgcgggccccggctgCCTGAAGTCTCCATTGCAGCACGAAGCAGGGCCAGGATGCCGGGGCAAGCCCGGCTTCCCGGGACCCCGTCTCGCTCTCCATGGGGCCCCGGCCCGGTTCCcaacgcccccccgccccccccgccacgGGCCTGTAGGGAGCTGGGCCGCTGTGAGGGAAGGCGCTGGAGGTCCGAGTCCGCGAGTCCCCGCAGTGGCCCGGCTCGTGGCTGGCGGAAATACGCCCCCTAGGGCCGCCGCCGGGAGGCGCGGGCGAGAAGGCGGCGCAGGCGCAGAGCGGCTCCTGGCCTGCCGCCTGCTGCCAGGCACCTGTGCCCTGACTCACCGGGAGCTCCACCCCCGGGAGTGGAGTTACGTGCCGGACCTTGGCCCCAAGGAAGGCCCTGCCAATCAGGGGCAAGGCGGTGGGAGGGGCTCTGGGCGGTCCCGCCCTCCCACGACTAGCCCTGAGCCAGGGAGTCCAGGAGACCGAGCAGCCGCCTCGGCGGAGGTCGGGTCGGTGTCCTCCAGCCCCCGTCCGTGTCTCTGGCCATTTTCCTGGCCGACATCTGCCAGACGATGCCCAGGAGATCCCCGAGAGCGTGCCGCCCACTGCGTCCTGGGGCACCACCTGCCGGCACCGGAGCCTTTACATCCAGGAGGTCTCTTGAGGATGTGAAGAGCCAGAAAGAGTGTCACTCCCACTTTGCAGTTAAGAAGGAGAGCCGAAAACAAAGCCTTTGAATTCACAATTTGTCACTAACTCGTGAGGGATTTGAGGTTGCAGGGCAACCACGCGCGCGTCCTAAAGCCCGAGGAAAAGACGGGAGCTCTGGCTTACTTGGAGAGGACAACAGGCAGATGATGGTGACTAGAATTCATCCAGGGGAGTGTTCACTTGCAAGACAGTGAATCCCATGATGACCACAAAACCTGGGGAAGTCTGAAACATCTTGAGGGCTTTTCTCGCCTCGACCTTACAAGATGCATCACAGACAGCATTGGACAGAGTCCTTGCCGTGGAAAGTTCCCTTGACGGTACAcaccaggagcaaaggaacagcagccaccacgagaggagccggagcaaggctcagatcatgacccctatTATCCATATTGAATAACATCCTTCCGTCTGGGCCGAAAGATAAATAGCGCACTGAAACTTAGGGCATTGgtgaaaatgtgttgttgttggagaaaaggaagagattttgtaaaaaaatctattcagggggagggacaggcatgAGTGCCGTTGTTGGAGGAACGttggaggaagaatcaggagacttctcagtccagagccttgagagctgaccacgctgtctgcctgggaggcacagagcagggtatgACGTGATCAATTTCCCATCCCTGGCGTTTTTGCCCAAAAAGAGAGCACAACTCCTATCTACACACGAGAAAGCATCAGATACAAGTGAACTGAGAGACAGTCTACACTTATCGGTTGctagtattcttcaaaattgtcaacatcttcaacaattaggaaagacaaaagaagtgtcACGGAAACGAAAGCCATGTGACAACTAAGTGTAATGTGCTATCACACACAGGTGTCCAGCGGAAGAAGCACCTTCCTTGGAAAACCTGGCGGAATCTGAGTGCCGTCTGTAGTTTAGTCCTAGTGTACACATGGGGGTCTCTTCGTTTTTATCATTGGAGCGTGGTCAGGAGATGTTCACCTCTGAGGGAGACGGATGAAGGGTGTACAGAAACTTTCTGCACTGCGTTTACaagtctgtactttgaaaatcatCCCGACCATATGCAGTACCTTGTGGTCTCAGCTATGTATTTCAAGGGTTTGGGTTGATTctgccttgcatttttttatgttttatagagggtggctgttcaggttacctgctctttctctgttgttggaaataaaagcactcatctaccaaaaaatgaatgaatgaatgaatgaatgaatgaatggaaaaatcaatcaatcaatcaatgaatcagtcagtcaatcaatcgAGGAAGTCTGGCCGGAGGCAGGCGGCAGGCCATGCAGGAGCCCTTCCTTactaggcctgggggagggccccGCATTCACTGGGcggtgccccggcccctgcgccaCGCTGTGCGGTTGTGTATCCCTCCTGGACCTGCACGATGGGTCAGGCAGTCCTAAGTGAGCCAGGTAGGATCTGGCTCCCACGGACACAGTCCCCCATCCACCACAGGCTCTCCTGCCACTCACCACCctcagccacacagccagggtgGTGTGGAGTGTGCGGACCTTCAGGGGGATCGGGGGCCAGACCTCGTGCGCTCTGCGAGGTCTGCTGAGTCCCTGAGGCCtctatgctccctgcccctccttgactGGAACCATATGGGACGCCTCGGGCCGCCACCAAACAAGTAGTGCACCCCGTTGCAACAGTACAGGCACTGGGTCCCGAAAGGAAAGAATTGGGGTCTCCTTCAGAGGCAGACGGACTCAGACGCCCAGCtcatcttggttatttttatttactcaaattctcgttcgtttgtttattgattgattgattgattgattgattagtgagatgcatacacacaaacacaaacacacacaggatcttgtgtttctaacttttaatgaaagttaCATGGCTCCTGGAGCCCCATCATGTGTCTGACGTGTCAGCACCACAGCGTCGTCCTCAGTGATCTCCTCTGCAGGAGAGCCGTGTTGACCGCTGGCATCCATCTGTATGTGTGCGACGGCTGTGGACAAGTGTGCCGTCGCCTCATATTCATCTCGGCATCTTGAAGCTCCCTGGCagggacagaaacacccagggcctcaggtacacgcagagacacagacagccagGCGG comes from the Canis aureus isolate CA01 unplaced genomic scaffold, VMU_Caureus_v.1.0 NW_027326476.1_RagTag, whole genome shotgun sequence genome and includes:
- the LOC144309528 gene encoding testis-specific Y-encoded protein 3-like, producing MAHEEEGEAEEEAVMSETEYMLEEEANLQEEAHKPEEAMEEGQGEEGARELQEQQQGSEHPEAGPSPLECPLEALEALRADMEPTNGRGRRSFAPFQLRLGQRRHHRLQQRSAHMQGIRGFWAKAFGNHPQLSAVISEQDLRMLRFMTNLKVQEVTFPSACRRILLFFGKNSYFQNEVLVKEYVVSAAGYRASHSTPIQWSQHYEREAYRRQTHDNGLNFFNWFCGHHLAGSGRIAELIMDDLWPNVLKYYERKKVPGEGSHRRTGSFKMPR